A segment of the Bdellovibrio bacteriovorus genome:
CACGCCCAGTTTGCGGTGGACGGGAAGGGGCAGTACGTTCTGCAGGATCTGGAGTCCTCCAACGGGATCCACATCAACGGCCGCCGTGTGAAAAAAGTGGCCTTATTACCGGGGGTTATCTTTGAGCTGGGCCGAACCCAGTTCAAAGTCGTGACAGTCGAAGAAGAACTCGCATTGGACTTTAGCCGCCTGATCACCTGGCGCAGTATTTTGCGCGACCGCCTGGGGGCCTTGGAAGCTCCCGAGAGATCCGAGCCGGTGACCTTACAAAGCTTTTCTCCTGCGCTGCGTCTTCAGTTCATCCAAGGCATCCAAACCGATGAGGAAATTATTTTAGGGTATGGACCCCGCAAGGCCGGAGCTGACAGCCTGGACATTGAGCTTTTGGATGATGAAGCCCCGAAAGAGGCCTTTGAACTGCACTCAGGACCGGGCATGGTCGAGATTAAAATTAAAGCAGCAGGCCGGGTCACACTTAACAATAAATCCGTAGATGCCGAAATGTTAAAAGATGGGGATTTGATTTCTGTGGGGAACACCCTTATTAAAGTCACCTACATCTAGAGGAAGGCATCATGGACACCACACCGAAAACCACCGGCAGCTTTGAAAGCTTCGACGGCACTCCGATTTATTACGAAGTGCGCGGCGAGGGTGAACCGCTGGTATTGGTGTATGGCATCGCCTGTCTGCTGAATCACTGGCATCACCAGATTGAATACTTCTCCAAAAAATATCAGGTCATCAGCTTTGATCTGCGCGGGCATCAGAAATCCTGTCCTGTGGCCGATGTCAGCCAATTGACCGTGGATGCCCTTTCCAAAGACATTATCGGGCTGATGGCGCACTTAAATATCCGCAAAGCCCACTTTGCCGGTCACAGTTTTGGCGCGCCTCTGTTGCTGGATCTGTACGAAAAAAAGCCGGAGCTGTTTTTGTCGATGGTCTTTATCAACGGATTTGCGAAGAATCCGATCAAGGGCATGTTCGGCCTGGATGTTGTCGAGCCGTTCTTCTATTTTGTGAAATCGCAGTACGAAAATCAGCCGGACGTGTGGAATACTCTGTGGAAACTGGCGGTGGATAACCCGATGTCGATGTACATCGCAGCACTCGCCGGTGGATTCAACCTGAAAGTCACCCACTTCAAGGACATCGAGGTCTATGCCCGCGGTGTGGCCCGCATGAATCTGGAAGTGTTCCTAAGGCTGTTTGAAGAGCTGATGAAATACGACGGCGAGCCGGTGCTGGAAAAAATCGAAGTGCCGGTGCTGATTATTTCCGGCGAAAAAGACATGGTCACGCCGATCCGCTTTCAGTATCACTTCAAAGAGAAGATCAAACACTCAGAGTTTGTCCTGGTGCCTTACGGGTCCCACTGCACGCAACTGGATTTCCCGGACTACACCAATCTGAAAATCGAGAAATTCCTGCTCGATGTAAAAGAGCACAAGATCTGATTCTCAAAAATAAAAAAGCCACTCATTTCCAGAGTGGCTTTTGCTTTTTTCAATCACCAGTGGGGCTTATTATCTCCACGCCGCTTTAGTGATATCGAAACCGTATCTGTTAACTGAATCATCGGAAGTGAAGACGATCTTCACATACTCTCCATCAATAACCGGAGAGAATGTCTCATCGTTTTTGCCGCTCATGTTGCCGACAAGTTTGCCGTTGGCATCATAGAACTCCACTTTGTCGTAATCTCTCTCAGTGTCGAACTTGGAGAAATACACGGAGATCTGTTTTGCGCCCGGAACAGAGACCTCATACACCAGGTTGGATTTGTTGGTGTAAGGGTGCGGAGTGGAGTGAGCCACGTCCACAGTCTGCCAGTTTACTGGATCGTTTGGATCCGGCTGCGGCAGGGTGTTGGTCAGCATGGTATAAGCGTTTGCCAAACCACCTTTGGATTTACCACGAAGGCCCGCCAGAGGCTTGGACGTCGCGATAATTCTTTCCTTCATCTCGATACCTGTCAGATTCGGTTCAGCCGTTGCCAGAAGAACCGCCATACCCGACACGTGAGGTGTCGCCATGGAAGTACCGGACCAGGAATCGTAACCCGCACCAGTGATGGAGGAAACGATGTTCACACCCGGCGCGCCCACGTGAACTTTGGTTTTACCATAGTTCGAGAAGGACGCGATCTGACCGCGGTTGTCGATAGCTGCTACCGACAACACGTTTGGCACATCGTAAGTTGCAGGGTAAGTTGGGTTGGAATCGTTGTTGTTGGATTCGTTCCCCGCAGCCGCCACAAACAAAGTGCCTGCAGCGTTGGATCTTTCGATGGCCTGTTTCAGAGTCTCAGAGTAGCCACCGCCACCCCAGGAGTTGGAAAGAATTTTTGCACCCTTGGAAGTTGCGTAATCAATGGCTTTCAAAGCACCATCCAAAGAACCCGAACCGCTCGCGGAAAGGAACTTCACACCCATGATGCGAACATTCCAAGCCACACCCACAAGACCTTTACCGTCATCTCCGGAAGCACCAATGGTACCAGAGCAGTGAGAGCCGTGACCGTGATCATCCAGTGGATTGCCGGTTGGTTTCGCCGCTGTTACGAAGTTTGCACCATAAATGTCATCGATGATGCCGTTGCCGTCGTCATCAACGCCGGCTTTACCGTTTAGCTCCGCATCGTTTGTCCAAAGGTTGGATTTCAGATCCGGGTGGTTGTAGTTGATACCGGTGTCGATCACCGCCACAACAACATCTTTGGAACCTGTCGTGATATCCCAGGCTTGTGCTGCACCGATGTCGATGCCGGCAATGCCTTCACGTTTCTGGGAATCAGCCTGACCGGTGTTGATCATGCCCCACAATTGACCCAGCATTGGATCGTTGGGAGTTTTGTTGATTCTGTAAATGAAGTTCGGCTCTACGATGTCCACGTTGGGATTCATCGCCAGGGATTTCATCACATTGGATTGAATTTCAAACACCGGGCGTTTGATCACGACGATGTTCTGACCAGGGATCACATCTTTAATGTAAGAACCCAGATCCTGGCTTAGTTCCTTCATGGAGGAAACGGCCACTGCTTCGTCTTTGAATTTAACGATGAATTCACCAGGTACGGATTCAGGCGTTGCTGCAAACGCGTTCAATCCCGTGATCAGCAAACCAAAGAATGCTGCCTTGGAGGCTCTTCCGATAAGCCCTTTCATATGATCCTCTCCTTCATTGGGTGATTTTCCAGAAAGCGAAGGGGAAAAATTTTCCCAGACGTTTCCTAGTTCCAAAATGGTACCAATGTGAAAGGGGGCTGGTTATCTATCTTTCGATTGTGGTTAGAATTTTTAAAAATTTTGGCTCAAAGTCCAGTTGTATCCAGACGAAAGTCCAGTGGTGAGCAGGGAATTCCACCGGGCTCTCGACTAAGACACGGCTTTTTTGCTGGTCTTTGGTCTAGGTGTGACCTCCTCAACGAAATCAAAACTGAGTTGTTGAGGAGTTTTAAACTGAACAATACGTTCAGGGTTTGCCGCCATCTCTTTTTTCTCAGAAGGAGTCGGCACGCTGACTCCTGTTGAAGCTTTGATGAGGTGTTTAATAAAGGCTTCTTTCACACTGTCCGGTGCGTTTTTGTTAAAGCCCAGTTCTGCCATCAGTTGATCAATCTTCTTCATAAGCCCAATCCTTGGTCTAGTTTCGGAAGTTTGCTGAACAAGCTTTAGAAGTATTCGAAGATGAATTGAATCAAAGATGTCTCTCAATAAGACAGACCCATGCCGCAGAATTTAAAGGTTAAAGGTGCCTGGTGATTTTTTACACCCACACAGCGTCATTTACCTTAAGTCAGCGAATTAACACATAGAAGTCTAAACAGAATAGCCGTGTTTAAGGGGACTTAACGCGCCGTAGGTGTAAAAAGTCACCAGGCACCTTTTGGAAATAAAAAAGGGAGTCCGAAGACTCCCTTTTGAGATTTAGCCGGCGCCGCCGTCTTTGTGTTTTTCACGTTTGGTGACGTTGGCCACGAAGAATTCGCGGTTCATGCGGCTGATGTTGGTCAGCTGGATTTCTTTCGGGCAGGCTGCTTCGCAGGCCCCCGTTGTTGTACAAGCACCGAAACCTTCGGCATCCATCGCTCCCACCATGCGCATGGCGCGTTCTTTTCTTTCAACCTGACCCTGCGGAAGCAGTGCCATGTGAGAGATCTTGGCGGAGGTAAACAGAGCTGCAGAGGCATTCTTACAAGCCGCCACACACGCCCCACAACCGATGCAGGTCGCTGAAGACATCGCTTCATCCGCATCCGCCTTCGGTACCAGAATCGCGTTGGCATCCACGGCATTACCCGTGTTTGCAGAGATATAACCACCCGAAGAGATGATGCGATCCAAAGCGGATCTGTCCACCATCAAGTCCTTGATCATCGGGAAGGCCTTTGCACGGAACGGCTCAATTGTCAGAGTCGCCCCATCGTTGAAGTTACGCATGTGCAACTGGCACACGGTAGTGGACTTCATCGGACCGTGAGCTTCACCGTCGATCACAAAACCACAGGTACCACAGATACCTTCACGACAGTCGTGGTCAAAGGCGATAGGCTCATCACCCTTTGCCACCAGTTCCTCATTCACCGCATCCAGCATTTCCAGGAAAGAAGCGTCTTCAGAAACGTTCTTTGCCTGATACTCTGCAAAGCCCCCTTGGTCTTTCGGGCCTTTTTGTCTCCAAACTTTCAAAGTCAGATTAATATGTTTTCCAGACATGTTACGCCTCTTATTTGTAACTGCGAGTTGCTAGATGTACGTTATCAAATGTCAGTTCTTCTTTGTGACGAACAGACGTGTCGATTTTGCCGGTGTATTCCCAGGCAGCCACGTGACAGAAGTTCTTATCATCACGTTTTGCCTCGCCATCCACCTGGTGCTCCTCACGATAGTGACCACCGCAGGATTCTTCTCTTTCCAAAGCATCACGGCACATCAACTCGCCAAGTTCCAGGAAGTCCGCCACGCGGCCGGCTTTTTCAAGCTCCACATTCAGATAATTTGCATCACCCGGGATACGAACGTTGTTCCAGAACTCTTCACGGATTTTCGGGATCTCTTGCAGGGCTTTTTTCAAGCCTTCCGCATTACGACCCATACCGCAGTATTCCCACATCACGTTACCAAGCTCTTTATGGAAGCTGTCGACCGTGCGGGAACCCTTGATGTTCATCATCTTTTTGATTTCTTCTTTCACACCGTGTTCAGCCGCTTTGAAGGCCTCGTTCGTTGTGGAAACTTTTTCAAGCTTTGTTCCACCCAGGTAGTTACCCAGAGTGAATGGAAGAACGAAGTAACCATCCGCCAGACCCTGCATCAGAGCTGAAGCGCCCAAACGGTTGGCCCCGTGGTCAGAGAAGTTCGCTTCCCCCGCCACGAACAGACCCGGAATAGTGGATTCCAGGTTGTAATCGACCCACAAACCACCCATGGTGTAGTGAGGAGCCGGGTAAATCATCATCGGCTGTTTGTAAGGATTCTGACCGGTGATTTTGTCGTACATCTCAAACAGATTTCCGTAACGCTCGGAAATCTTGTCTTCACCCAGACGTTTGATCGCGTCTGCGAAATCAAGATACACAGCTTTACCGGATTCATTCACCCCGCGGCCTTCGTCACAGCGATATTTCGCCTGGCGGGAGGCAACGTCACGCGGAGCCAGGTTCCCGAAGGACGGGTACACCCGCTCCAGATAGTAATCACGTTCATTTTCAGGGATGTCGTTCGGATGACGTTTGTCACCAACAGCTTTCGGCACCCACACGCGACCATCATTGCGCAGGGATTCAGACATCAAAGTCAGTTTGGACTGATTTTCGCCGTGAACCGGAATGCAAGTCGGGTGAATCTGCGTGTAACAAGGGTTTGCGAAGTAAGCGCCACGTTTGTGGGCTTTCCAAGCCGCCGTCACCGCACAGTTCATCGCATTGGTGGAAAGGAAGAACACGTTGGAATAACCACCGGAGGCGATAACGACCGCATCCGCTTCGTGAGATTCAATTTCACCAGTCAAAAGATTGCGTACGATGATACCGCGGGCTTTGCCGTCGATAACAACCACGTCCAGCATTTCACGACGGCTGCGCAGCTCGACGTTGCCGACATCAACCTGTCTCATCATTTCAGAGTAAGCACCCAGAAGAAGCTGCTGACCGGTCTGACCGCGGGCATAGAAAGTACGGGACACCTGCGCCCCGCCGAATGAACGGTTGGCCAGAGTTCCGCCGTATTCGCGGGCAAATGGAACACCTTGCGCCACCATCTGGTCGATGATGTTCGCAGACACTTCCGCCAGACGATAAACGTTGGCTTCACGAGCGCGGAAGTCGCCGCCTTTTACAGTGTCATAGAAAAGACGGTAAGTGGAATCGCCATCATTTTGATAGTTTTTCGCAGCATTGATACCACCCTGAGCCGCCACCGAGTGGGCACGGCGAGGGGATTCATGCACGCAGAAAGCTTTGACTTTGTAACCGAGCTCTCCCAAAGAAGCCGCCGCGGATGCACCGGCAAGACCGGTCCCCACCACGATGATGGAGTGCTTTCTTTTATTCGCCGGATTCACCAGCTTGTAGTCGAACTTGGTTTTGGTCCATTTGGATTCAATCGGGCCACTTGGAATTTTGCTGTCTAAATTGTGAGCCATGTGTTGTCCCCTTAGTTACCGACAAGGAAAATGAAAACAGGTTGAGCGATGAAACCGGCCGCCACGACAACGGCGTAGGCGTAGCTCAGTTTTTTCCACGTGTTTCTGTAGGTGCCTTCCATCAATCCCAAAGACTGGAATGTGGAACCAACACCGTGGCTAAGATGGAAGCCCAGCAGAACCAGACACACCACATACCATGCGATGTAACCAGGGCTTTGGAAGACTTCAAACATCAGCTTCGCAAGATCGCGCATCACCACACCGTTGACGGTGGTTTCATAATGCGTGCCGTACTTGAAAGTGATCAGATGCAGAATGATGAAAACCAGAATCAAGCTGCCCTGAATCGCCATCGTGCGGGAAGCCAGCGTGACTTTCTTTTTTCCGGAAGCGGCAACGGCGTAACGCTGCTGTTTTGCCTCGCGGTTGTTTTTGGTAAGACTCAAAGCACAGAAAACGTGAACGATCAAAGCCAGAACCAGAACGGCTTCTGCGACGTAAATGATGTTTCCGCTTGTGAGTGCGTGTCCGTAAGCATTGTAGGCATCGTTACTTACGAAGATGAGTAGATTGCCGGCCATGTGTGCGAGAACAAATCCCGCCCATACTAAACCGGTGATTCCCATTAGGTACTTTTTCCCGACGGTAGATCCGAGAAATCCAGACATGGTGTAGAACCCCTTGTTTTTGGTGTGTATTTTCTCAATAAGTTTCCACTTACCATACTCCCGGGTGCAGCTTTTTGTCCATGTCCCCCGTCATGTTTCGCGACACGTTAAATATACAATTTAGTTTTGCCTTTCCTGGACTTGGGATAGAACGAAACCCTCTTAAAAACGGGGTAAAACATGAAGATTTTTGTGTGTATCAAGCAGGTGCCTGACACCGAAACAAAGATTAAGATCTCTCCCGACCAGACTGGTATCGACACGGCGGGTATTAAATGGGTTATGAACCCTTATGACGAGTATGCAGTTGAGGAAGCCAACAAGCTTCGCGACGCAAACCCGGGATCCCAAGTATGGGTTCTGTCTGTTGGACCAAAGGCTCGTGTGGTTGAATCCTTGCGTACCGCATTGGCGATGGGCGCTGACGAAGCCATCGTGGTGAACGGCGAAGGTCTGGATAACTTTGCCACGGCAAAAGCTTTGGCTGAAGTGATCAAAGCTGAGGGCGGCGCAAAAGTCATCTTCTCCGGCAAACTTGCAATTGATGACAATGCTTCTTCTGTCAGCCAGATGATGGCTGAATTCCTGAACGTTCCTCACACCACAGTGGTATCGAAATTCAATTTCAATGGCGAAAACGTTGTGGTTGAACGTGACATCGAAGGTGGCGCGAAAGAAGTCGTGCAAATGATGACTCCAGCGGTTGTGGCGGCGAACAAGGGTTTGAACATGCCTCGTTACGCAAGTCTTCCAGGCATCATGAAAGCCAAAAAGAAAGTGATCAAAGAAATCGAATTCGCTTCTTTGAACATTCCGGCTTCCGATATCAAAATCAAATACTCCGGCTTTGCTCTTCCGGCTGACAAACCAGCTGTAAAAATGCTTTCTGGCGATGCTTCTGCACAGGCGTCCGAGCTGGTTAAACTTCTTCGCGACGAAGCGAAGGTTCTGTAAGGATTAAGACATGGGTAAAATTCTAGTTTTTGCTGAACACACAAACGGTAAACTAAAACGCAGCTCCCAGGAGCTTCTTCAGGCGGCAGCCGCTTCCGGTAACACGGTTGTTGCGGTGGCTTTCGGCTCTCACGCAGGCGATGTGACGGCAGCTTTGGGTCACAACGGGGCTTCTGAAGTTCACGTTGTGAAAGACGCCTCCCTGGATGCTTACAATCCAGAGGCTTTCACTGCAAATATCGCAGCGATCATCGGCAAAGTTCAGCCTTCCATCGTTCTGGCTTCTGCTTCTTCCACCGGTAAGGATCTTTTCCCTCGCGTGGCGGCTCGTTTGGGCGTGGGTGTGGCAAGTGACTGCACGACTTTGAATATTTCCGGCGACAACGTGACTGCGGTTAAACCAATGTACTCCGGCAAATGCTTTGCGACGGTGAACTTTGAAAACAGCGCCGTAAAAATCGTTTTGATGCGCGCAAATCAACTTCCGGTAGCAGCCGCGGACACTTCCAAAACTGCCAACGTGGTTGAACACGCGGCAGCGGCGGCGGACCTGAAAACCTTGATCAAAGAAATCGTGAAGGGTGCTTCCGAAAAATTGGATCTGACTGAAGCTAACATCGTGGTCAGCGGCGGTCGTGGTCTGAAAGAAGCGGCCAACTTCAAGATTTTGAATGATCTTGCAGACGTTTTGGGTGCCACCGTGGGTGCTTCCCGTGCGGTTGTGGATGCGGGCTGGGTTGGTCACGGCATGCAGGTGGGTCAAACTGGTAAAACAGTGGCTCCGACTTTGTACATCGCAGTTGGTATCTCCGGCGCTATCCAGCACTTGGCTGGTATGAGCGGATCCAAAGTGATCGTGGCAATCAATAGCGACGCCAACGCACCGATCTTCCAAAAAGCGACTTACGGCATTGTCGGTGACGCTTTGGAAATCGTTCCTAAACTGACAGAAGAGTTCAAAAAAGCTCTTCACCACTAATCGTGTTTAGAAAGTATATTCTTCCGATTATTGTTTTCGTCTTCTACCGAACCCTCTCATGGACATGGAGGGTTCGGCTTATCGAACCTGATTCCCTGAAACAATCTGTTGATTCCGCTACTCCATCTCCGGTG
Coding sequences within it:
- a CDS encoding succinate dehydrogenase/fumarate reductase iron-sulfur subunit, giving the protein MSGKHINLTLKVWRQKGPKDQGGFAEYQAKNVSEDASFLEMLDAVNEELVAKGDEPIAFDHDCREGICGTCGFVIDGEAHGPMKSTTVCQLHMRNFNDGATLTIEPFRAKAFPMIKDLMVDRSALDRIISSGGYISANTGNAVDANAILVPKADADEAMSSATCIGCGACVAACKNASAALFTSAKISHMALLPQGQVERKERAMRMVGAMDAEGFGACTTTGACEAACPKEIQLTNISRMNREFFVANVTKREKHKDGGAG
- a CDS encoding electron transfer flavoprotein subunit alpha/FixB family protein, which translates into the protein MGKILVFAEHTNGKLKRSSQELLQAAAASGNTVVAVAFGSHAGDVTAALGHNGASEVHVVKDASLDAYNPEAFTANIAAIIGKVQPSIVLASASSTGKDLFPRVAARLGVGVASDCTTLNISGDNVTAVKPMYSGKCFATVNFENSAVKIVLMRANQLPVAAADTSKTANVVEHAAAAADLKTLIKEIVKGASEKLDLTEANIVVSGGRGLKEAANFKILNDLADVLGATVGASRAVVDAGWVGHGMQVGQTGKTVAPTLYIAVGISGAIQHLAGMSGSKVIVAINSDANAPIFQKATYGIVGDALEIVPKLTEEFKKALHH
- a CDS encoding succinate dehydrogenase cytochrome b subunit, which produces MSGFLGSTVGKKYLMGITGLVWAGFVLAHMAGNLLIFVSNDAYNAYGHALTSGNIIYVAEAVLVLALIVHVFCALSLTKNNREAKQQRYAVAASGKKKVTLASRTMAIQGSLILVFIILHLITFKYGTHYETTVNGVVMRDLAKLMFEVFQSPGYIAWYVVCLVLLGFHLSHGVGSTFQSLGLMEGTYRNTWKKLSYAYAVVVAAGFIAQPVFIFLVGN
- a CDS encoding alpha/beta fold hydrolase, which produces MDTTPKTTGSFESFDGTPIYYEVRGEGEPLVLVYGIACLLNHWHHQIEYFSKKYQVISFDLRGHQKSCPVADVSQLTVDALSKDIIGLMAHLNIRKAHFAGHSFGAPLLLDLYEKKPELFLSMVFINGFAKNPIKGMFGLDVVEPFFYFVKSQYENQPDVWNTLWKLAVDNPMSMYIAALAGGFNLKVTHFKDIEVYARGVARMNLEVFLRLFEELMKYDGEPVLEKIEVPVLIISGEKDMVTPIRFQYHFKEKIKHSEFVLVPYGSHCTQLDFPDYTNLKIEKFLLDVKEHKI
- a CDS encoding electron transfer flavoprotein subunit beta/FixA family protein, translating into MKIFVCIKQVPDTETKIKISPDQTGIDTAGIKWVMNPYDEYAVEEANKLRDANPGSQVWVLSVGPKARVVESLRTALAMGADEAIVVNGEGLDNFATAKALAEVIKAEGGAKVIFSGKLAIDDNASSVSQMMAEFLNVPHTTVVSKFNFNGENVVVERDIEGGAKEVVQMMTPAVVAANKGLNMPRYASLPGIMKAKKKVIKEIEFASLNIPASDIKIKYSGFALPADKPAVKMLSGDASAQASELVKLLRDEAKVL
- a CDS encoding FHA domain-containing protein; the protein is MVTFIEIMDGPNEGSRFKVEEGLTLGRSKADIIIKDGKVSSTHAQFAVDGKGQYVLQDLESSNGIHINGRRVKKVALLPGVIFELGRTQFKVVTVEEELALDFSRLITWRSILRDRLGALEAPERSEPVTLQSFSPALRLQFIQGIQTDEEIILGYGPRKAGADSLDIELLDDEAPKEAFELHSGPGMVEIKIKAAGRVTLNNKSVDAEMLKDGDLISVGNTLIKVTYI
- a CDS encoding fumarate reductase/succinate dehydrogenase flavoprotein subunit, with translation MAHNLDSKIPSGPIESKWTKTKFDYKLVNPANKRKHSIIVVGTGLAGASAAASLGELGYKVKAFCVHESPRRAHSVAAQGGINAAKNYQNDGDSTYRLFYDTVKGGDFRAREANVYRLAEVSANIIDQMVAQGVPFAREYGGTLANRSFGGAQVSRTFYARGQTGQQLLLGAYSEMMRQVDVGNVELRSRREMLDVVVIDGKARGIIVRNLLTGEIESHEADAVVIASGGYSNVFFLSTNAMNCAVTAAWKAHKRGAYFANPCYTQIHPTCIPVHGENQSKLTLMSESLRNDGRVWVPKAVGDKRHPNDIPENERDYYLERVYPSFGNLAPRDVASRQAKYRCDEGRGVNESGKAVYLDFADAIKRLGEDKISERYGNLFEMYDKITGQNPYKQPMMIYPAPHYTMGGLWVDYNLESTIPGLFVAGEANFSDHGANRLGASALMQGLADGYFVLPFTLGNYLGGTKLEKVSTTNEAFKAAEHGVKEEIKKMMNIKGSRTVDSFHKELGNVMWEYCGMGRNAEGLKKALQEIPKIREEFWNNVRIPGDANYLNVELEKAGRVADFLELGELMCRDALEREESCGGHYREEHQVDGEAKRDDKNFCHVAAWEYTGKIDTSVRHKEELTFDNVHLATRSYK
- a CDS encoding S8 family serine peptidase, coding for MKGLIGRASKAAFFGLLITGLNAFAATPESVPGEFIVKFKDEAVAVSSMKELSQDLGSYIKDVIPGQNIVVIKRPVFEIQSNVMKSLAMNPNVDIVEPNFIYRINKTPNDPMLGQLWGMINTGQADSQKREGIAGIDIGAAQAWDITTGSKDVVVAVIDTGINYNHPDLKSNLWTNDAELNGKAGVDDDGNGIIDDIYGANFVTAAKPTGNPLDDHGHGSHCSGTIGASGDDGKGLVGVAWNVRIMGVKFLSASGSGSLDGALKAIDYATSKGAKILSNSWGGGGYSETLKQAIERSNAAGTLFVAAAGNESNNNDSNPTYPATYDVPNVLSVAAIDNRGQIASFSNYGKTKVHVGAPGVNIVSSITGAGYDSWSGTSMATPHVSGMAVLLATAEPNLTGIEMKERIIATSKPLAGLRGKSKGGLANAYTMLTNTLPQPDPNDPVNWQTVDVAHSTPHPYTNKSNLVYEVSVPGAKQISVYFSKFDTERDYDKVEFYDANGKLVGNMSGKNDETFSPVIDGEYVKIVFTSDDSVNRYGFDITKAAWR